In one window of Nocardia brasiliensis DNA:
- a CDS encoding dTDP-4-dehydrorhamnose 3,5-epimerase family protein, producing the protein MEFRELAVPGAWVITSRQLGDDRGMFLESFKASEFEKATGRALDLRQVNCSVSAAGVLRGIHYTEDPPGQAKYVTCVRGAFLDVVVDLRPGSPTYGRWDSVLLDDVDRRSMFLSEGLGHAILSLADNSTVTYLCSLEYTPEFDREIDAFDPRLGIDWPTVGRDGTPLTFIRSAKDAAAPPFS; encoded by the coding sequence ATGGAGTTCCGTGAACTGGCCGTGCCCGGCGCATGGGTGATCACCTCGCGCCAGCTCGGTGACGACCGCGGGATGTTTCTGGAGAGCTTCAAGGCCTCGGAGTTCGAGAAGGCGACCGGCCGCGCGCTCGATCTGCGCCAGGTGAACTGCTCGGTCTCCGCGGCGGGCGTGCTGCGCGGCATCCACTACACCGAAGACCCACCGGGACAGGCGAAGTACGTCACCTGTGTGCGCGGTGCGTTCCTCGACGTAGTGGTCGATCTGCGCCCCGGCTCACCGACCTACGGCCGGTGGGACAGCGTGCTGCTCGACGATGTCGACCGGCGCTCGATGTTCCTGTCCGAGGGGCTCGGTCACGCCATTCTGTCGCTGGCGGACAACTCCACGGTGACCTATCTGTGCTCGCTGGAGTACACGCCCGAATTCGACAGGGAGATCGACGCTTTCGATCCTCGGCTGGGCATCGACTGGCCGACCGTCGGGCGGGACGGCACTCCGCTCACGTTCATCCGTTCCGCCAAAGACGCGGCGGCGCCGCCCTTTTCCTGA
- the rfbA gene encoding glucose-1-phosphate thymidylyltransferase RfbA: MRGIILAGGTGSRLHPITRGVSKQLVPVYDKPMIYYPLSTLMLAGIRDILVITTPGDAAAFTRLLGDGTQFGLSISYVVQPEPDGLARAFVLGAEHIGTDTAALVLGDNIFHGPGLGTNLNRFTAIDGGAVFAYWVSDPTAYGVVEFTGGRAVSIEEKPKAPRSNYAIPGLYFYDNDVVEIARTLRPSARGEYEITDINRAYLEQDRLQVDVLARGTAWLDTGTFDSLLDAANYVRTIEERQGLKIGVPEEVAWRMGYIDDEQLCKLAEPLVRSGYGSYLLDLLQRGRDW, translated from the coding sequence ATGCGCGGAATCATCTTGGCGGGCGGCACCGGTTCCCGGTTGCACCCGATCACGCGCGGGGTGAGCAAACAGCTGGTCCCGGTCTACGACAAGCCGATGATCTACTACCCGCTGTCCACGCTGATGCTCGCGGGCATCCGGGACATCCTCGTCATCACCACGCCGGGCGACGCCGCCGCGTTCACCCGGCTGCTCGGCGACGGCACCCAGTTCGGGCTCTCGATCAGCTACGTGGTGCAGCCGGAGCCGGACGGGCTGGCGCGCGCCTTCGTGCTGGGCGCCGAGCACATCGGGACCGACACCGCGGCGCTGGTGCTCGGCGACAACATCTTTCACGGGCCGGGCCTCGGCACCAATCTGAATCGCTTCACCGCCATCGACGGCGGTGCGGTGTTCGCCTACTGGGTGTCGGATCCGACCGCGTACGGCGTGGTCGAGTTCACCGGCGGCCGCGCGGTGTCCATCGAGGAGAAGCCGAAGGCGCCGCGGTCGAACTACGCGATACCCGGGCTGTACTTCTACGACAACGACGTGGTCGAGATCGCCCGCACGCTGCGCCCTTCGGCGCGCGGCGAGTACGAGATCACCGATATCAACCGGGCCTACCTGGAACAGGATCGGCTCCAGGTCGACGTGCTCGCGCGCGGCACCGCCTGGCTCGACACCGGCACCTTCGACTCGCTGCTGGACGCCGCCAACTACGTGCGCACCATCGAAGAACGACAGGGCCTCAAGATCGGGGTGCCCGAGGAGGTCGCCTGGCGGATGGGCTACATCGATGACGAACAGCTGTGCAAGCTCGCCGAACCGCTGGTGCGCTCCGGCTACGGCAGCTACCTGCTCGATCTGCTGCAGCGTGGACGGGATTGGTGA
- a CDS encoding MarR family winged helix-turn-helix transcriptional regulator yields MSKPSAIETARCTVAPSGLVDEWRVLLDRHATVSCALEKALQGQHRIGLSEFETLDRLIDANCGDYRMSDLANDIYLSQSALSRAVARLERDGLVKRTMCREDRRAVFVCLTDKGRAVYERALPTHRSVLAESWGKPGRKC; encoded by the coding sequence ATGTCGAAGCCGTCGGCAATCGAGACAGCCCGGTGCACCGTCGCGCCGTCCGGGCTGGTGGACGAGTGGCGTGTACTGCTCGACCGGCATGCGACGGTGAGTTGCGCGCTCGAAAAAGCGCTGCAGGGACAGCATCGAATCGGGCTCAGCGAGTTCGAGACGCTGGACCGGCTGATCGATGCCAACTGTGGCGACTATCGAATGAGCGATCTGGCCAACGACATCTATCTGAGTCAGAGCGCACTCTCGCGGGCGGTCGCCCGGCTGGAGCGCGACGGCCTCGTCAAGCGCACCATGTGCCGCGAGGATCGGCGCGCCGTGTTCGTCTGCCTCACCGACAAGGGCCGCGCGGTGTACGAGCGGGCGCTGCCGACCCATCGCAGCGTGCTGGCCGAGAGCTGGGGCA
- a CDS encoding alpha/beta hydrolase produces MATSRAGDPGMVMNPETLSAPARLLLAACLGVIRPALRAAPITRATIPIGAAAIDTLARLRPEPTGIDRERVSLNGFRMEIVRPAGAARALRHGAVLYMHGGGFAVCGLRTHRPVAASLARRTGLPVVNVDYRQLPGRRITDSVEDCLTAYRWLLARGADPGRIVFAGDSAGGYLTFATALRALAVGLPAPAGLVGLSPLLDLDYAAKRGHVNVRRDPYIPLLALAAVVRIGAEVDGKLDPLLSPVNGMLAGLPPVLLIAAEDEVLRYDCELMAQRLTAAGVPNAVELWRGQVHAFMSIAPNLPESRAALARVSRFVRARIEENQQARTA; encoded by the coding sequence ATGGCTACCAGTCGAGCCGGCGATCCCGGCATGGTCATGAATCCGGAAACCCTGAGCGCGCCCGCCCGGCTGCTGCTCGCGGCGTGCCTCGGCGTCATCCGTCCCGCCCTGCGCGCGGCGCCGATCACCCGCGCCACCATCCCGATCGGTGCCGCCGCGATCGATACGCTGGCCCGGCTGCGACCGGAGCCCACCGGCATCGACCGGGAGCGGGTGTCGCTCAACGGTTTCCGGATGGAGATCGTGCGGCCCGCAGGCGCGGCACGGGCGCTGCGGCACGGGGCGGTGCTGTACATGCACGGCGGCGGCTTCGCCGTCTGCGGACTGCGCACCCACCGCCCGGTCGCCGCGAGTCTGGCCCGGCGCACCGGCCTGCCGGTGGTGAACGTGGACTATCGGCAACTGCCCGGTCGCCGCATCACCGATTCGGTCGAGGACTGTCTCACCGCGTACCGCTGGCTGCTGGCGCGCGGGGCCGATCCCGGCCGGATCGTCTTCGCCGGTGATTCCGCGGGCGGCTACCTGACTTTCGCGACCGCACTGCGCGCGCTGGCCGTCGGCCTGCCCGCGCCTGCCGGGTTGGTCGGACTGAGCCCGCTGCTCGATCTCGACTACGCGGCCAAGCGCGGGCACGTCAATGTGCGCCGTGACCCGTACATTCCGTTGCTCGCGCTGGCGGCCGTTGTCCGGATCGGCGCGGAGGTGGACGGCAAGCTCGATCCGCTGCTCTCCCCGGTGAACGGGATGCTGGCGGGATTGCCGCCGGTGCTGCTGATCGCGGCCGAAGACGAGGTGCTGCGCTACGACTGCGAGCTGATGGCCCAGCGCCTCACCGCGGCGGGCGTGCCGAACGCGGTGGAGCTGTGGCGCGGTCAGGTGCATGCCTTCATGAGCATCGCGCCGAACCTGCCGGAGAGCCGGGCCGCGCTGGCGCGGGTGTCGCGGTTCGTCCGGGCCAGGATCGAGGAGAACCAGCAGGCGCGGACCGCATAG
- a CDS encoding MFS transporter yields the protein MTSPATLAAAPATDPTRWTTRLWGMLITLCIVLFLDGLDVSMIGVALPSIGNELDLSTSTLQWLVSGYILGYGGLLLLGGRTADLFGRRKVFLIALAVFALASLAGGLVSSGPLLILTRFIKGLAAAFTAPTGLSIITTNFAEGPARNKALSIYTVFGAGGYSSGLLFGGLMTGVGWRWTFLLPVPIALAALAAAWFLVPKDKPAEEGGHDLFGALLSTSAMLLLVYTVVTAPEAGWASARTLGSFVAVLVLFAAFIAVERRVKHPLVRLGILRKVSLVRASLAIVAVAGSYFSWQFIVTLFMQDTLGWSPLKLSMALLPVGLMVALSAVFSDKLVDRFGTGPIIGVTMAVMAVGYLLFLRLDTAPSYWTMLLPAILLIGIGWVGFPAINIQATNGIDDEEQGLAAGVLQTSMQVGAAIVLAVTTAIIASGAHGGTSPAAMLDTYRPGLIFAAAVSIVGALVALSAFFGKRSKQAEPAAERELELVG from the coding sequence ATGACTTCACCAGCAACCCTGGCGGCCGCACCCGCGACCGATCCGACCCGATGGACTACCCGCCTGTGGGGCATGCTGATCACGCTGTGCATCGTGCTGTTCCTCGATGGCCTCGACGTATCGATGATCGGTGTCGCGCTGCCGTCCATCGGCAACGAACTCGACCTGTCGACCTCGACTCTGCAGTGGCTGGTGAGCGGCTACATCCTCGGCTACGGCGGCCTGCTGCTGCTCGGTGGCCGCACCGCCGACCTGTTCGGCCGCCGCAAGGTCTTCCTGATCGCCCTGGCCGTGTTCGCCCTGGCCTCGCTCGCCGGTGGCCTGGTGAGCAGCGGACCGCTGCTGATCCTCACCCGTTTCATCAAGGGTCTGGCGGCCGCGTTCACCGCGCCGACCGGCCTGTCGATCATCACCACCAACTTCGCCGAGGGCCCGGCCCGGAACAAGGCGCTGTCCATCTACACCGTGTTCGGCGCGGGCGGCTACTCGTCCGGTCTGCTCTTCGGTGGACTGATGACCGGCGTCGGCTGGCGCTGGACCTTCCTGTTGCCCGTCCCGATCGCGCTGGCCGCGCTGGCCGCCGCCTGGTTCCTGGTGCCCAAGGACAAGCCCGCCGAGGAGGGCGGCCACGATCTGTTCGGCGCGCTGCTGTCCACCTCCGCCATGCTGCTGCTGGTCTACACCGTGGTCACGGCGCCGGAAGCGGGTTGGGCGTCGGCGCGGACCCTCGGTTCGTTCGTCGCGGTGCTCGTGCTGTTCGCCGCGTTCATCGCGGTGGAGCGGCGGGTCAAGCACCCGCTGGTGCGCCTGGGCATCCTGCGTAAGGTTTCGCTGGTCCGGGCCAGCCTGGCGATCGTCGCGGTGGCCGGTTCCTACTTCAGCTGGCAGTTCATCGTGACCCTGTTCATGCAGGACACCCTGGGCTGGTCGCCGCTGAAGCTGTCGATGGCGCTGCTGCCGGTCGGCCTGATGGTCGCGCTGTCCGCGGTGTTCTCCGACAAGCTGGTCGACCGGTTCGGCACCGGCCCGATCATCGGCGTCACCATGGCCGTGATGGCCGTCGGCTACCTGCTGTTCCTGCGGCTGGACACCGCGCCGTCCTACTGGACGATGCTGCTGCCCGCGATCCTGCTGATCGGCATCGGCTGGGTCGGCTTCCCCGCCATCAACATTCAGGCGACCAACGGGATCGACGACGAGGAACAGGGCCTCGCGGCGGGCGTGCTACAGACCTCCATGCAGGTCGGCGCCGCCATCGTGCTCGCGGTGACCACCGCGATCATCGCCTCGGGCGCACACGGCGGAACCTCGCCCGCCGCGATGCTCGACACCTACCGTCCCGGCCTGATCTTCGCGGCGGCGGTCTCGATCGTCGGTGCGCTGGTCGCGCTTTCGGCCTTCTTCGGCAAGCGGAGCAAGCAGGCCGAACCGGCCGCCGAACGCGAGCTCGAGCTCGTCGGCTGA